The following coding sequences lie in one Cannabis sativa cultivar Pink pepper isolate KNU-18-1 chromosome 5, ASM2916894v1, whole genome shotgun sequence genomic window:
- the LOC115716378 gene encoding ASI1-immunoprecipitated protein 3, producing the protein MGNRRFAQVSTSDEEDNDVPARRQRSTSSEDKQLKTRKRKKKEDYDEEEEEEEEEEEEEEEDEEEEDEEEEEEEEEEEEKSKKKKRKKNNTPTKKKKKEEEASPPSEEEEEQVAEDAKPIGDSIKTTGKGRSKKNHYEAFEYDGNQYDLEDPVLIVPETRFQKPYVAIIKDIAQDKDGSIMVTGQWFYRPEEAEKKGGGNWQSNDTRELFYSFHRDDVPAESIMHKCVVHFVPLHKQLPNRKQYPGFFVRKVYDAVEKKLWKLTDKDYEDKKQHEIDLLVEKTMKRLVDLPDIEPEDSSVDQEDHLKSKRSLRRKAISPIDVSRGEEDVTRPDQTSKYDTHTPGSCSSKASEYYNILVNFNVLPGETQRDKWLEKLLESVQHVCVSAEDSKDDKDKAGADGSNHDGDIMRPKAANESQEKSLKTGNRTLIWPDDAVPAVAALEKAAHDSFSLDFRKYNQKLRHLNSNLKINGPLARRFLNKELDPVKLLNMSPNEVKEGLTAEEMTKTEPDELERMQMTQARCSRCSEFKVGVRDIIKAGHGERYQLECIGCGHSWYASRDDAAALTIDSTSNAKNVGTAPLATAKFENIEKKMVSPRESDKEKKMVSPRESDKEKKMVSPRESDKEKKMVSHRESDKAATANLGLKKTSEAQVPVLEIQRSFGKTRKEGSPAPKTATNKAE; encoded by the exons aggaagaagaagacgaagaagaggaagacgaagaggaggaagaggaagaagaagaagaagaggagaagagtaagaagaagaagaggaagaaaaaTAATACGCCgacgaagaaaaagaagaaggagGAAGAGGCTTCGCCGCCGagcgaggaagaagaagaacaagtgGCTGAAGATGCTAAACCGATTGGGGATTCGATTAAGACTACTGGAAAAGGAAGGAGTAAGAAGAACCATTACGAAGCGTTCGAGTACGACGGCAATCAGTATGATCTC GAGGATCCTGTACTCATAGTTCCGGAGACTAGGTTTCAAAAGCCCTATGTGGCAATTATTAAG GATATTGCTCAGGACAAAGATGGCAGTATAATGGTCACTGGACAATGGTTTTATCGTCCTGAGGAGGCAGAGAAAAAAGGTGGTGGAAATTGGCAATCAAATGACACTAGAGAGCTGTTTTACAGTTTTCACCGTGATGACGTTCCAGCAGAATCCATAATGCACAAGTGTGTGGTTCATTTTGTTCCATTACACAAGCAGCTTCCTAACCGGAAACAGTATCCAGGATTTTTTGTGAGAAAAGTGTATGATGCTGTTGAGAAAAAACTTTGGAAGCTAACCGATAAGGACTACGAGGACAAAAAGCAGCATGAAATTGATCTACTGGTTGAGAAAACTATGAAGCGATTGGTAGATCTCCCTGACATTGAGCCTGAAGACAGCAGTGTGGATCAGGAAGATCATTTAAAGTCCAAAAGAAGTCTCCGGAGAAAGGCCATTTCTCCAATTGATGTATCTAGAGGAGAAGAAGATGTAACAAGGCCTGATCAAACTTCGAAATATGATACGCATACGCCGGGAAGCTGTTCCAGTAAAGCCTCAGAATATTACAACATTTTGGTGAATTTCAATGTACTACCTGGTGAAACCCAGCGTGATAAATGGTTGGAGAAGCTTCTTGAGAGTGTTCAGCATGTCTGCGTTTCTGCTGAAGACAGTAAGGATGATAAAGACAAGGCTGGTGCTGATGGAAGTAACCATGATGGTGATATTATGCGTCCAAAAGCTGCAAACGAATCTCAAGAAAAGAGTCTGAAG ACTGGCAACAGGACCCTTATCTGGCCAGATGACGCTGTTCCAGCAGTTGCTGCTCTTGAGAAGGCTGCACATGACTCTTTTTCTCTCGATTTTCGGAAGTATAATCAAAAATTAAGGCACTTAAATTCAAATTTGAAG ATCAATGGGCCACTTGCCAGGCGttttttaaataaagaattagATCCTGTGAAACTACTGAATATGTCACCCAATGAAGTAAAG GAGGGTTTAACTGCTGAGGAGATGACCAAAACGGAACCAGACGAGTTAGAAAGAATGCAG ATGACTCAAGCTCGTTGCTCAAGATGTTCAGAGTTCAAAGTTGGTGTGAGGGATATCATCAAAGCTGGACACGGAGAGCGTTATCAG TTGGAGTGCATTGGTTGTGGTCATTCATGGTATGCATCTCGGGATGATGCGGCAGCCCTGACAATTGACTCTACAAGCAATGCAAAAAATGTGGGCACAGCTCCATTGGCTACTGCCAAATTTGAAAACATCGAAAAGAAGATGGTAAGCCCCCGGGAGTCTGACAAGGAAAAGAAGATGGTAAGCCCTCGGGAATCTGACAAGGAAAAGAAGATGGTAAGCCCCCGGGAATCTGACAAGGAAAAGAAGATGGTAAGCCATCGGGAATCTGACAAGGCAGCCACAGCAAACCTAGGGTTGAAGAAAACAAGCGAAGCCCAGGTGCCCGTGTTGGAAATACAGAGATCGTTTGGTAAGACTAGAAAGGAGGGAAGTCCGGCCCCAAAAACTGCTACAAATAAGGCTGAGTAG